One window of the Streptomyces asoensis genome contains the following:
- a CDS encoding HAD-IC family P-type ATPase — protein MAHTDAPASVPTATGLTAVEVADRVARGQVNDVPVRSSRSVGEIVRANVFTRFNAIIGVLWVVMLFVAPIQDGLFGFVILANTGIGIIQEWRAKQTLDSLAVVGEARPTVRRDGTAVEVSTSELVLDDLIEIGPGDKVAVDGVCVEAEGLEIDESLLTGEADPVVKRPGDQVMSGSFVVAGGGAFQATKVGREAYAAQLAEEASRFTLVHSELRSGISTILKYVTWMMVPAAIGLVVTQLFVKNNDLKESIARTVGGIVPMVPEGLVLLTSVAFAIGVIRLGRKQCLVQELPAIEGLARVDTVCLDKTGTLTEGGMDVTGLSMLDGYDESYVRRVLGALGESDPRPNASLQAIIDAYPDADDWRCTESLPFSSARKYSGASLSEGNGENGTWLLGAPDVLLADDDPALAETERLHEQGLRVLLLARAARDLDDPEPARGARPAALVVLEQRLRPDAADTLRYFAEQDVHAKVISGDNAVSVGAVAAKLGLDGRTVDARRLPAEPEGMGRALDEGTVFGRVTPQQKRDMVGVLQSRGHTVAMTGDGVNDVLALKDADIGVAMGSGSEATRAVAQIVLLNNSFATLPSVVAEGRRVIGNITRVATLFLVKTVYSVLLALLVVCWQVEYPFLPRHLTLLSTLTIGIPAFFLALAPNTERARPHFVRRVMRYSIPGGVVAGVATFATYLVARHHYTGEGSLEAETSAATLTLFLISMWVLAIIARPYTWWRVLLVASMGAAFVLVLVVPWLQDFFALKLIGMTMPWIAVGVAAVAAVALEISWKWVDRRFPA, from the coding sequence ATGGCCCACACCGACGCCCCCGCCTCCGTGCCGACGGCGACCGGCCTCACCGCCGTCGAGGTCGCGGACCGGGTCGCGCGCGGCCAGGTGAACGACGTACCCGTCCGCAGCAGCCGCTCCGTCGGCGAGATCGTCCGGGCGAACGTCTTCACCCGGTTCAACGCGATCATCGGCGTCCTCTGGGTGGTCATGCTGTTCGTCGCCCCCATCCAGGACGGCCTGTTCGGCTTCGTGATCCTCGCCAACACCGGCATCGGCATCATCCAGGAGTGGCGGGCGAAGCAGACCCTGGACTCCCTCGCGGTCGTCGGCGAGGCCCGGCCCACCGTCCGCCGCGACGGCACGGCCGTCGAGGTCTCCACCTCCGAACTCGTCCTGGACGACCTCATCGAGATCGGCCCCGGGGACAAGGTCGCCGTGGACGGGGTGTGCGTCGAGGCGGAAGGCCTGGAGATCGACGAGTCACTGCTCACCGGCGAGGCCGACCCCGTCGTCAAGCGGCCCGGTGACCAGGTCATGTCGGGCAGCTTCGTGGTGGCCGGCGGCGGTGCCTTCCAGGCCACCAAGGTCGGGCGGGAGGCCTACGCCGCCCAGCTCGCCGAGGAGGCCTCCCGCTTCACGCTCGTCCACTCCGAGCTGCGCTCCGGCATCTCCACGATCCTCAAGTACGTGACCTGGATGATGGTCCCGGCCGCGATCGGCCTGGTCGTCACACAGCTCTTCGTCAAGAACAACGATCTCAAGGAGTCCATCGCCCGCACCGTCGGAGGCATCGTCCCGATGGTCCCGGAGGGGCTCGTCCTGCTCACCTCGGTCGCCTTCGCGATCGGTGTCATCCGACTCGGCCGAAAACAGTGCCTGGTGCAGGAGCTGCCGGCCATCGAGGGGCTCGCCCGCGTCGACACGGTCTGTCTGGACAAGACCGGCACGCTCACCGAGGGCGGCATGGACGTCACCGGGCTCAGCATGCTCGACGGCTACGACGAGTCGTACGTACGCCGGGTCCTCGGGGCCCTCGGCGAGTCCGACCCGAGGCCGAACGCCTCCCTCCAGGCGATCATCGACGCCTACCCGGACGCCGACGACTGGCGCTGCACCGAGTCCCTGCCCTTCTCCTCCGCGCGCAAGTACAGCGGCGCCAGTCTCAGCGAGGGCAACGGGGAGAACGGCACCTGGCTGCTGGGGGCGCCGGACGTGCTGCTGGCCGACGACGACCCCGCCCTCGCCGAGACCGAGCGGCTCCACGAGCAGGGACTGCGGGTGCTGCTGCTGGCCCGCGCCGCCCGCGACCTCGACGACCCCGAACCCGCACGCGGCGCCAGGCCCGCCGCACTCGTCGTACTCGAACAGCGGCTGCGGCCGGACGCCGCCGACACCCTGCGCTACTTCGCCGAGCAGGACGTCCACGCCAAGGTCATCTCCGGCGACAACGCGGTGTCGGTGGGGGCGGTGGCCGCGAAGCTCGGGCTGGACGGCCGTACGGTCGACGCGCGCCGGCTGCCCGCCGAGCCGGAGGGCATGGGCCGGGCCCTGGACGAGGGCACGGTGTTCGGCCGGGTCACCCCGCAGCAGAAGCGGGACATGGTCGGCGTGCTCCAGTCGCGCGGGCACACGGTCGCGATGACCGGGGACGGCGTCAACGACGTGCTCGCGCTGAAGGACGCCGACATCGGCGTCGCGATGGGCTCGGGATCCGAGGCCACCCGGGCGGTCGCGCAGATCGTGCTGCTGAACAACAGCTTCGCGACCCTGCCGTCGGTGGTGGCGGAGGGCCGGCGGGTCATCGGCAACATCACCCGCGTGGCGACCCTGTTCCTGGTGAAGACGGTCTACTCGGTGCTGCTGGCCCTGCTGGTGGTCTGCTGGCAGGTCGAGTACCCCTTCCTGCCCAGGCACCTGACGCTGCTGTCCACCCTCACCATCGGCATCCCGGCCTTCTTCCTCGCCCTCGCCCCCAACACCGAACGGGCCCGGCCGCACTTCGTACGACGGGTGATGCGGTACTCGATCCCGGGCGGGGTGGTGGCCGGGGTCGCGACCTTCGCCACCTATCTGGTCGCCCGTCACCACTACACCGGAGAGGGCTCCCTGGAGGCCGAGACCAGCGCGGCGACCCTGACGCTGTTCCTGATCTCGATGTGGGTGCTGGCGATCATCGCCCGGCCCTACACCTGGTGGCGGGTGCTGCTGGTGGCCTCGATGGGTGCGGCGTTCGTGCTGGTGCTGGTGGTCCCGTGGCTTCAGGACTTCTTCGCGCTGAAGCTGATCGGGATGACCATGCCGTGGATCGCGGTGGGGGTGGCGGCGGTCGCGGCGGTCGCCCTGGAGATCTCCTGGAAATGGGTCGACCGCCGTTTCCCTGCCTAG
- a CDS encoding GNAT family N-acetyltransferase: protein MRITIREGGPDDVPVILGMLDSSVEWLVAQGRPGQWGRNPLSESQKTVESVARYLDEGWAFIAEADGVPAATLTLTDSPGAYLAHLPPPGEPERYIHWLASDRRFKGHGVGSALLAHAAEETRRAGIGLLRVDCYAGDDRKLVAYYEANGFTSTEAYTVGEHAWPGQVLARRVRPPAASSG from the coding sequence ATGCGGATCACCATCAGAGAAGGCGGACCCGACGACGTCCCCGTGATACTCGGCATGCTCGACAGCAGCGTGGAGTGGCTGGTCGCGCAGGGGCGCCCAGGCCAGTGGGGGAGGAATCCCCTGTCGGAGAGCCAGAAGACGGTGGAGTCGGTCGCCCGGTACCTGGACGAGGGCTGGGCGTTCATCGCCGAGGCCGACGGCGTGCCGGCCGCCACCCTCACCCTCACCGACTCGCCCGGCGCGTATCTGGCCCATCTCCCGCCGCCCGGGGAGCCCGAGCGGTACATCCACTGGCTCGCCTCCGACCGCCGTTTCAAGGGCCACGGTGTGGGCAGCGCCCTGCTCGCGCACGCCGCCGAGGAGACCCGGCGGGCGGGCATCGGTCTGCTGCGGGTGGACTGCTACGCGGGCGACGACCGCAAGCTCGTCGCCTACTACGAGGCCAACGGCTTCACCTCGACCGAGGCGTACACCGTCGGCGAACACGCGTGGCCGGGCCAGGTGCTGGCCCGGAGGGTGCGGCCCCCTGCCGCATCCTCCGGGTGA
- a CDS encoding MFS transporter, whose product MSSGSGADSAPAPTTHETLAEKPAAGARKSSMFSSLKVRNYRLFFMGQVVSNIGTWMQRIAQDWLVLSLTGSATAVGVTTALQFLPMLLFGLYGGVLVDRLPKRRTLLFTQSAMALTGIALAVLTLSGHVQVWHVYVAAFAVGLATVLDNPARQTFVSEMVGPDQLQNAVSLNSANFQSARLVGPAVAGVMITGVGTGWAFLFNGLSFVAPLAGLLLMRSRDLHAVERAPRGKGQLREGLQYVAGRPELIWTIVLVGFVSTFGFNFPVYLSAFADDVFHAGAGSYSLFNTLMAVGSLAGALLAARRGTARMRVLVAGAVAFGTMEIVASMAPSLWLFALLMAPIGMFGMTVNVTANSSVQLSTDPAMRGRVMALYMMVFMGGAPIGAPIAGWITDAYGVRAGLAAGGVVSAAAAVTIGLVLARMGNLRLSVGWHHGHPSVRFVPRENRELAAVA is encoded by the coding sequence TTGAGTTCGGGATCCGGAGCAGACTCCGCCCCCGCACCGACCACCCACGAGACCCTTGCCGAGAAGCCCGCCGCGGGCGCCCGCAAGTCATCGATGTTCAGCTCTCTGAAGGTCAGGAACTACCGCCTGTTCTTCATGGGCCAGGTCGTGTCCAACATCGGCACCTGGATGCAGCGCATCGCCCAGGACTGGCTGGTCCTCAGCCTCACCGGCTCCGCGACCGCCGTCGGCGTCACGACGGCCCTCCAGTTCCTGCCGATGCTGCTCTTCGGCCTCTACGGCGGCGTACTCGTCGACCGGCTGCCCAAGCGCCGGACGCTGCTGTTCACCCAGTCCGCGATGGCCCTCACCGGCATCGCGCTCGCCGTCCTCACCCTCTCCGGCCACGTCCAGGTCTGGCACGTCTACGTCGCCGCATTCGCCGTGGGCCTCGCGACCGTCCTGGACAACCCGGCCCGTCAGACCTTCGTCTCCGAGATGGTCGGCCCCGACCAGCTCCAGAACGCGGTCAGCCTCAACTCCGCGAACTTCCAGTCGGCCCGGCTGGTCGGCCCCGCCGTGGCCGGCGTGATGATCACCGGCGTCGGGACCGGCTGGGCGTTCCTCTTCAACGGGCTGTCGTTCGTCGCCCCCCTCGCCGGCCTGCTGCTGATGCGCTCGCGCGACCTGCACGCCGTCGAGCGGGCCCCGCGCGGCAAGGGCCAGCTGCGCGAGGGGCTCCAGTACGTCGCCGGACGCCCCGAGTTGATCTGGACGATCGTCCTGGTCGGGTTCGTCAGCACCTTCGGCTTCAACTTTCCGGTCTATCTCTCGGCCTTCGCCGACGACGTCTTCCACGCGGGCGCGGGCTCCTACAGCCTCTTCAACACGCTGATGGCGGTGGGCTCCCTGGCGGGCGCCCTGCTCGCGGCCCGGCGCGGCACGGCCCGGATGCGGGTGCTGGTCGCCGGCGCGGTGGCCTTCGGCACGATGGAGATCGTGGCCTCCATGGCCCCCTCCCTGTGGCTGTTCGCCCTGCTCATGGCCCCGATCGGCATGTTCGGCATGACGGTCAACGTCACCGCCAACAGCAGCGTCCAGCTGAGCACCGACCCGGCCATGCGCGGCCGGGTGATGGCCCTCTACATGATGGTGTTCATGGGCGGCGCCCCGATCGGCGCGCCGATCGCCGGCTGGATCACCGACGCGTACGGCGTCCGGGCGGGCCTGGCGGCGGGCGGCGTCGTCTCGGCCGCCGCGGCCGTCACCATCGGCCTGGTCCTGGCCCGGATGGGCAACCTGCGCCTGTCGGTGGGCTGGCACCACGGCCACCCGAGCGTGCGGTTCGTGCCCCGGGAGAACCGGGAACTCGCCGCGGTGGCATGA
- a CDS encoding ribbon-helix-helix protein, CopG family produces MGTSVLSLRIDGELLERLRQHAAKRGMSVQDYVVQTLIRDDFDERFQTAVEETEKFYGLT; encoded by the coding sequence ATGGGGACCAGTGTGCTCAGCCTGCGGATAGACGGGGAGCTGCTCGAACGGCTCCGGCAGCATGCCGCGAAAAGGGGAATGAGCGTCCAGGACTATGTCGTCCAGACGCTCATTCGCGATGACTTCGACGAGCGGTTCCAGACCGCCGTCGAGGAGACGGAGAAGTTCTACGGGCTCACCTGA
- a CDS encoding MarR family winged helix-turn-helix transcriptional regulator, with the protein MPDLTHGDNAAAVNSLRSAVMRLSRRLKHQRVDESLSPTEMSVLGTLSLCGSATPGELARKEHVQPPSMTRIVALLEAKGLVRLEPHPEDRRQKVVTKTEQAEAMLEESRAKRNAFLATLVDNLDEDEWAKLRAAAPVLEKLAHL; encoded by the coding sequence ATGCCTGACCTCACCCATGGCGACAACGCTGCCGCCGTGAACTCCCTGCGTTCAGCCGTGATGCGGCTGTCCCGTCGACTCAAGCACCAGCGGGTCGACGAGTCGCTGAGCCCCACCGAGATGTCGGTGCTCGGCACCCTCTCCCTCTGCGGCAGTGCCACCCCGGGCGAGCTCGCCCGCAAGGAGCATGTGCAGCCGCCGTCGATGACCCGCATCGTGGCGCTGCTGGAGGCCAAGGGTCTGGTCCGGCTGGAGCCGCACCCCGAGGACCGGCGCCAGAAGGTCGTCACCAAGACCGAGCAGGCCGAGGCCATGCTCGAGGAGAGCCGCGCCAAGCGGAACGCCTTCCTGGCCACCCTGGTCGACAACCTCGACGAGGACGAGTGGGCGAAACTGCGCGCCGCCGCCCCCGTGCTGGAGAAACTCGCACACCTGTAG
- a CDS encoding DUF2530 domain-containing protein, producing the protein MKKWIPEHEAPEPLEGPVVATVTGGTILWFVLFLVQLPFYGWYDDHGHLWWIWTCLAGAGLGLIGIWYVRKRDAAIKRDAASGPTEPVGPVTD; encoded by the coding sequence ATGAAGAAGTGGATCCCTGAACACGAGGCGCCGGAGCCCCTGGAGGGCCCTGTGGTCGCCACCGTCACCGGCGGCACGATCCTCTGGTTCGTCCTCTTCCTCGTCCAGCTCCCCTTCTACGGCTGGTACGACGACCACGGCCATCTGTGGTGGATCTGGACGTGCCTCGCCGGCGCCGGACTCGGCCTCATCGGCATCTGGTACGTCCGCAAGCGGGACGCAGCGATCAAGCGGGACGCGGCGAGCGGGCCGACCGAGCCCGTGGGCCCGGTCACCGACTAG
- a CDS encoding NCS2 family permease: MPTSAPAKVPAPEQPGATPLFGALDRYFRITERGSTLPREIRGGFATFFAMAYIIVLNPIILGSAKDMYGHQLDNGQLVTATCVTAAFTTLLMGVIGNVPIALAAGLGVNSVVALQLAPRMSWADAMGMVVLAGFVVMLLVATGLRERVMNAVPFGLRKAISIGIGLFIMLIGLVDSGFVSRIPDAAHTTVPLQLGADGHLNGWPVLVFILGALLTLALITRKVPGAILISIVAMTVLALIINAVATIPSWGLTTPEWPGNPVATPDFGLIGEFSLFGGFGKVGVLTGILFVFTVLLSCFFDAMGTIMGVSDEAKLTNAKGEMPGINKVLFVDGLAVAAGGASSSSATTAFVESTAGVGEGARTGFANIVTGGLFTVALFLTPVATMVPSQAATPALLAVGFLILAGSVKEIDWADHTIAIPAFITMVMMPFTYSITNGIGMGFITFVVLRLAAGRGREVPAPMYVVSAVFAFYYLMPALGLT, from the coding sequence ATGCCCACGTCGGCCCCCGCCAAGGTCCCCGCCCCTGAACAGCCGGGAGCCACGCCCCTCTTCGGCGCCCTCGACCGTTACTTCAGGATCACCGAACGGGGCAGCACCCTGCCCCGCGAGATCCGGGGCGGTTTCGCCACCTTCTTCGCGATGGCGTACATCATCGTGCTGAACCCGATCATCCTCGGCAGCGCCAAGGACATGTACGGGCATCAGCTCGACAACGGCCAGCTGGTCACCGCCACCTGTGTGACGGCCGCCTTCACCACGCTCCTCATGGGCGTGATCGGCAATGTGCCCATCGCGCTGGCCGCCGGCCTCGGCGTGAACTCGGTGGTCGCCCTCCAGCTCGCCCCCCGGATGTCCTGGGCGGACGCCATGGGCATGGTCGTGCTCGCGGGCTTCGTGGTCATGCTCCTGGTCGCCACCGGTCTGCGCGAGCGCGTCATGAACGCGGTGCCCTTCGGCCTGCGCAAGGCGATCAGCATCGGTATCGGCCTGTTCATCATGCTGATCGGGCTCGTCGACTCCGGCTTCGTCAGCCGTATCCCGGACGCCGCCCACACCACCGTCCCGCTCCAGCTCGGCGCCGACGGTCACCTGAACGGCTGGCCGGTCCTCGTCTTCATCCTGGGCGCCCTGCTCACGCTGGCGCTGATCACCCGCAAGGTGCCCGGCGCGATCCTCATCTCGATCGTCGCGATGACCGTCCTCGCGCTGATCATCAACGCGGTCGCGACGATCCCGTCCTGGGGCCTCACGACCCCCGAGTGGCCCGGCAACCCCGTCGCCACCCCGGACTTCGGGCTCATCGGCGAGTTCAGCCTGTTCGGCGGCTTCGGCAAGGTCGGGGTCCTGACCGGCATCCTCTTCGTCTTCACGGTCCTGCTGTCGTGCTTCTTCGACGCGATGGGCACGATCATGGGCGTCAGCGACGAGGCCAAGCTGACCAACGCCAAGGGCGAGATGCCCGGCATCAACAAGGTCCTCTTCGTCGACGGCCTCGCGGTCGCCGCGGGCGGTGCCAGCTCCTCCTCCGCCACCACCGCCTTCGTGGAGTCCACGGCCGGTGTCGGCGAGGGCGCCCGCACCGGCTTCGCGAACATCGTCACCGGTGGCCTCTTCACCGTCGCGCTGTTCCTCACGCCGGTCGCCACGATGGTCCCGTCCCAGGCCGCCACCCCGGCGCTGCTCGCGGTGGGCTTCCTGATCCTGGCCGGTTCGGTCAAGGAGATCGACTGGGCCGACCACACCATCGCCATCCCGGCCTTCATCACCATGGTGATGATGCCGTTCACCTACTCGATCACCAACGGCATCGGCATGGGCTTCATCACCTTCGTGGTGCTGCGCCTGGCGGCCGGGCGTGGCCGGGAGGTCCCGGCGCCGATGTACGTGGTCTCCGCCGTCTTCGCCTTCTACTACCTGATGCCGGCCCTCGGCCTCACCTGA
- a CDS encoding calcium-binding protein, translating into MRIRVTAAVSFGALALAGLAVPVAQAAPSDGGSGDTRITKVVVDGDNKVPVSTNAAKTISISVTATDNSGIKSAEHFTLTGPDYGFEMTGTPTCKKVNTTTSTCTASVKVDPRTDYFSNKNAGTWYVDAWIDANDGDFVWKEKAGAFHFQRVSKLTVNATPEPVKKGKTITVTGSLTRANWETLKFGGYGAQSVQLQYKKKGSTKWSSLKTVKTTSTGGLKTTVKATADGNYRYTFVGNTTTAAVTAASDFVDVK; encoded by the coding sequence ATGCGCATCCGCGTCACCGCCGCCGTCTCCTTCGGCGCTCTGGCCCTCGCGGGCCTGGCCGTTCCCGTCGCGCAGGCCGCGCCGAGCGACGGCGGCAGCGGCGACACCCGGATCACCAAGGTCGTCGTCGACGGTGACAACAAGGTGCCCGTCTCCACCAACGCGGCGAAGACCATCTCCATCAGCGTGACCGCCACGGACAACTCCGGCATCAAGAGCGCCGAGCACTTCACGCTGACGGGCCCCGACTACGGCTTCGAGATGACCGGCACGCCGACGTGCAAGAAGGTCAACACCACCACCTCCACGTGCACCGCCTCCGTGAAGGTGGACCCGAGGACCGACTACTTCAGCAACAAGAACGCCGGCACCTGGTACGTCGACGCGTGGATCGACGCCAATGACGGCGACTTCGTGTGGAAGGAGAAGGCCGGTGCCTTCCACTTCCAGCGGGTCTCCAAGCTGACCGTCAACGCGACGCCGGAGCCGGTGAAGAAGGGCAAGACCATCACCGTGACCGGCTCCCTCACCCGCGCCAACTGGGAGACGCTCAAGTTCGGCGGCTACGGAGCCCAGTCGGTGCAGCTCCAGTACAAGAAGAAGGGCTCCACCAAGTGGAGCTCCCTGAAGACCGTCAAGACGACCTCGACCGGCGGTCTGAAGACCACCGTCAAGGCGACGGCGGACGGCAACTACCGCTACACCTTCGTGGGCAACACGACCACGGCGGCGGTCACCGCCGCGAGCGACTTCGTCGACGTCAAGTAG
- the thpR gene encoding RNA 2',3'-cyclic phosphodiesterase, with the protein MRLFAAVLPPDDIADELAAEVARLHTLPGADGLRWTGRPGWHFTLAFYGEVDDDLVPELSARLGRAAHRGTPFALAVRGGGQFGHGRALWAGAAGDVPALRLLADRAEAAARKAGVEMGEHRRYKAHLTLARSREAVDVQAYVEALDAFEGRTWTVGELVLVRSSLPRSGVPGEQPRYEPVGRWALGGAG; encoded by the coding sequence ATGAGACTCTTCGCCGCCGTGCTGCCCCCGGACGACATCGCCGACGAACTCGCCGCCGAGGTCGCCCGGTTGCACACCCTGCCCGGTGCGGACGGGCTGCGCTGGACGGGCCGCCCCGGCTGGCACTTCACCCTCGCCTTCTACGGCGAGGTCGACGACGACCTCGTGCCGGAGCTGTCGGCACGGCTGGGGCGGGCCGCGCACCGCGGCACGCCCTTCGCGCTGGCGGTGCGGGGCGGCGGACAGTTCGGGCACGGGCGGGCGCTGTGGGCCGGGGCCGCCGGAGACGTACCGGCGCTGCGGCTGCTGGCCGACCGGGCGGAGGCGGCGGCCCGGAAGGCGGGCGTGGAGATGGGGGAGCACCGCCGCTACAAGGCCCACCTCACGCTGGCCCGCAGCCGCGAGGCGGTGGACGTCCAGGCGTACGTCGAGGCGCTGGACGCCTTCGAGGGCCGCACCTGGACGGTGGGGGAGCTGGTGCTGGTCCGCAGCAGCCTGCCGAGGTCCGGCGTTCCCGGGGAGCAGCCCCGTTACGAGCCGGTCGGGCGCTGGGCGCTCGGCGGGGCCGGTTAG